Within bacterium, the genomic segment CTCAACCCCAACATCTCGGCCAGGTCGTTGAAGCTTCCCCGGGCACCAGGCTCCAGGCTTCCGGTCCCCCGGTCCACCACATGCCCTTCCACCAGGAACGTGTCCATCCCGGCATCCGAGGCGGGCAGGTCCTGCTGGACGTCGTTGCCCACCATGAGGCAGCGGGCTGGGTCGGATCCGATCCGGCCTGCGAGTTCCTCGAAATACCTGACCTGTGGCTTGCACGAACCCATGGTTTCGAGACCGGGAATAAAATCGAACAGGTCGGGATCCACCCGGGCCCACTTCAGCCGCTCCACGATGGCAGAGGTCGGGAAGATGGGGTTGGTGGCCAGGACAAGCCTGTACCCCCTCTTCGAGGCCTCCCGCACGAACCGGTCGGCGCCGTCCCGGGGACGGGCGTGACCGTTAAGGGTGGGGAAGAGTTCCCTGTAGAACCTGTCGAACCTCCCCGCAACCTCCTCAGGCGAAACTCCTGTCAGGATGCTGAAGGCGGCGGTAAACCCTTCCTGGTTGGTCTGACCTTCCGGCCGGGGCTTTTCCATGATCTCCTCGATGCCCCGGAAAAGGCCGCCAGTGAAGGTGTCCCTGGTGAGAAGTTCCTCGAAGCATCCGTGCATGGCCTGGACCATGGGGCCCAGAAAAAAAGCGACCTCGATGTCCAGAAGGGTGCCATCGAGGTCGATCATCAGTGCTGAATATTTTTTCATTTGTTGATCCGGGAGTCTGTCAGAGAACCATACTCGGACTCCTTGATATACCTAGGAGTCTGTCGGAGAACCTCCCTGTTTTTTAACAGGGAGGGCACAGACTCCTAGGGCTGATATTTCCTGAACACCAGGCTGGCGTTGGTGCCGCCGAAACCGTAGTTGTTACTCATGGCCACGTTCACTTCGGCGTCCCTGGCCGTGTTGGGCACATAGTCCAGGTCGCATTCCGGGTCGGGGGTTTCATAGTTGATGGTGGGCGGGACACGGTCGTCGACAAGGGTCATGATGGCCGCAATAGCCTCCACTCCGCCTGCAGCCCCCAGGAGATGCCCGGTCATGGACTTGGTGGAACTCACCGGAACCTTGTAGGCGTGATCGCCAAACAGCGATTTCACAGCCTGGGTCTCGAACCGGTCGTTATACGCCGTGCTGGTGCCATGGGCGTTGATGTAGTCCACCTGGGAGGGGTTGAGACCTGCATCAGCAAGGGCGGTGCGCATGCACTGGGCCATTCCGGCTCCACCCTCCGCAGGAGAGGTGATGTGGTAAGCGTCCCCGGACATGCCGAACCCGACCAGCTCACAGATGATCTCGGCGCCTCTCGCACTGGCGCTCTGGAGCTCTTCCAGAACCAGCACTCCGGCGCCCTCGCCCATGACGAACCCGTCACGGTCCATGTCGAAGGGCCGGCTTGCTCTGGTCGGCTCTTCGTTACGGATGGACAGGGCTTTCATGGCGTTGAACCCGGCAAAGGCAAGGGGGGTGATGGTGGACTCCGTACCGCCCGCAATGGCGGCATCCGCGTCACCGTACTGGATCATGCGGAAGGCGTCTCCAATGGAGTGGGTCCCCGTCGCACACGCTGTGACGACACAGCTGTTGGGCCCTTTGGCACCGCACCGGATAGAGATGTGCCCCGAGGCCAGGTTTGCGATGGTCATGGGGATGAAGAACGGGGAGATACGCCGCGGACCGGAGTCGCGAAGCACGTCGGCGTACTTCACGATATCCGGAAGGCCTCCCAACCCGGCACCCACGACCACCGCCACCCTCTCGGCGTTGGTCTGGTCGATGACGAGGCCTGACTGCTCCAGGGCCTCATTGGACGCGAAGATCCCGTACTGGATGAAGACATCCATCTTGCGGAGCTCTTTCCTGTCGATCAGGGGATCGGGGTCGAACCCCTTGACCTCCGCGGCGATGGTGGTCGTTATCCCGGCCTCGTCGGGATCGAATTTTGTGATCCGACCCGCGCCGCTGCGACCCGCCAGCATGGACTCCCAGGTGCTTCTGACATCGAGACCAAGGGGCGTCACCGCCCCCGTGCCCGTTACCACCACACGTCGTTTCACAGCGGTGTCCTCAGCCCTGTTTCTCCGTGATGTAATTGATGGCGTCCTGAACCGTCAGGATCTTCTCGGCGTCCTCGTCCGGGATCTCCAGATCGAAAGCCTCTTCGAAAGCCATCACCAGCTCAACCACATCCAGGGAATCAGCGCCCAGGTCGTTTACAAAATGGGCAGAGTTATCGGTACCGGCGGCATCCTGATTCAGCTGCTCGGCGATGATCTCTTTTACTTTTGCTCCTACGTCCATTTTCTTTCCTCCTGATATGCAGTTTTCATTGCACGGTTCATGTTCGTTGAGTTGAGTTGAATGGAATATCACATATGCAGTTTTCGATGCACCTGGCAAGGGTACGGAAAACTGCATATCTACATATACATCCCGCCGTTGACGTGCAGCACCTGGCCCGTGATGTAGGAGGCGTCGTCGGAAAGCAGGAACCTGACCGACGCGGACACATCCTCGGGAAGCCCGAGGCGGCCGTTGGGAATCAGGGACACCAGTTCATTTCTGGCCTTTTCCGGCAAATTGTCGGTCATGGCGGTCTGGATAAAGCCCGGAGCGACCGCATTGACGTTGATGCCTCTCGCGGCGACCTCACGGGCCAGTGATTTTGTGAGCCCGATGACGCCTGCCTTGGAGGCGGAATAATTGGTCTGGCCCGCGTTCCCCATGGCACCCACCACGGACGAGATATTCACGATCCTGCCGGAACGCTGCTTCATCATGGTGCGGATCACTGCCTTGGAACAAAGGTAGGTGCCGGTGAGGTTGATGTCAATGACCGCCCTCCAGGCGTCATCACCCATACGCATCATGAGCGCGTCCCGGGTGATCCCGGCGTTGTTGACCAGATAGTCTATTCGCCCGTATTTATCCAGGGTTTTTTCGACCATGGCCTCGACGTTGTCCGCGTCGGCCACGTTGACCTGGAAGGCAAGCGCGTCGATACCCGCGGCTGCCGCCTCGGCTGCCGCTGATTCCGCCGCTTCGATATTGATATCGGCGGCGACGACATCGACGCCGATCTCAGCGAGGTCCAGGATGATGGCTCGCCCTATCCCCTGCCCGCCGCCGGTAACGATGCCCACTTTTCTGTCCGCCATCATTCACCCCCCAGGCACGCCACCGCACCGTCAATGTCCTCCGGAGATGCAAAGGAGTGTGCTGCGGCCTGTTTGTCGATCCTTTTCGCGAGTCCGGTCAGGACCTTCCCGGGCCCAACCTCTAAAAAAGATGTCACACCCCTGCCGATCATGGCCCTCACAGAATCCTCCCACAGGACCGGGGAGGTCACCTGTCTGATCAGGGAGGGCACGATCTGACCGCTTTGGGTCAGGGCTTTTGCCTGAGCGTTGTTTATCAGAACGGTCTTTGGACTGTCAATATGAATGTCTCTGAGGACCTCTTCCATTCGCCGGGCCGCCGGTTTCATGAGCGCGCAGTGGAAAGGAGCGCTGACGGGAAGCTCCACGGCACGCCGCCCCCCTCTCTCCCTGTAAAGATCCATGGCGGCAAGCACGTTGGACCTGTGACCGGCGATAACGATCTGTCCGGGCGCATTGAAGTTGGCTGCCGCTGCAACCCCGCCGGCGGCCGATGCTTCCCGGCACACTTCAAGAACATCCTCGCGATCCATACCCAGGAGAGCCGCCATGGCGCCTTCCCCTGCCGGCACCGCGGCCTGCATGGCCACGCCCCTTTCGCGCACCGCGGCCACCGCGTCTGAAAAGGAAAGGCTCCCGGCCGCGACGAGGGCCGTGTATTCCCCGAGACTGTGACCTGCCACGAAAGCAGGGGCGACGTTTGTCCTGGCTGACAGGGCCCTGAGTGCGGCAACACTGGCCGTAAGGATGGCGGGCTGGGTGTTCTCGGTCAGTTTGAGACCCTCTTCCGGGCCGTCGAAACAAAGGCCGGAAAGAGAGATCCCCAGAACATCATCCGCCTCTTCGAAAGTCCGGCGCGCCTCTTCAGACCACTGGACGAGTTCCCGGCCCATGCCGACATACTGGGATCCCTGTCCGGGAAAGACCAGTGCGTAGCTCATGAAAGACCTCTTGCGGATTTAACAGCACGGATGATCTCGGGGATAATGGTGAACAGGTCACCCACCAGCCCGTAGGTCGCAACATCGAAAATGGGGGCGTCGGCATCCTTGTTGACGGCCACGATCACATCGGACGCCTGCATTCCGGCAAGATGCTGCACGGCACCGGAGATGCCGCAGGCAATGTAAAGCCTGGGCTGGACTGTCTTGCCGGTCTGTCCCACCTGGTGGCTGTACGAAATCCACCCGGAATCTACAGCAGCCCTGGAGGCACCGACGGCGCCGTCCAGCAGGAGGGCCAGTTCTTCCATAACCTTGAACCCCTCCGGACCGCCCAATCCGCGGCCTCCGGAGACGATGATATCCGCCTCGGCCAGGTTGACCGTGTCCATGATATCTTCGACGACTTCGATCACCCTGGTCCGGATATCGATCATTGCCTCGTCAACCCCCCTGATGACGTGGACCTCACCCTTGTGGTGAGGATCACCCGGAGCCGCGGGCAGGACCTTGTGCCTGACTGTAGCCATCTGGGGACGGTGGCGGGGGCAGATGATGGTCGCCATGATGTTGCCGCCGAAGGCCGGCCGGGTCTGGAGAAGGTCCCCGGTTTCGGGGTCAATAGCGAGGGCGGTGCAATCGGCGGTGAGGCCGGTTTTGATCTTGGACGCGACCATGGGAATGAAGGAGCGGCCCATGAAGGTGGCGCCGGCAAGAACGATGGAAGGCCTGTGCTCCAGGATAAGACCGCTGAGGACAGAAGCGTAGGGTCCGTCGTTGAACTGGGCCAGGACCGGGTCGTCCACGTAAAGGACCTCGTCGGCCCCGTAATGGACCAGTTCCCTCGCGGCAGGTTCCATGTCGTGGCCGAGAAGGACTGCAGTGACCTTTTCACCCGTCGTTCCGGCCAGGTCACGGCCCGCCCCCAGCAGTTCCATGACAACAGAGGAAACCTTGCCGTTCCTTTGTTCCGCGAAGATCCAGATCCCCGAATAGGACTCCTTGTCCAGATCGGGAAGCTCAACCTCGCTCTCCTCCTGGATGATGGCCTCCACGGGGCACGCTTCGATACAGGCAAGGCATATGGTGCACTTTTCGTTGATCCAGGCGACCCCGTCCACCATCTCGATGGCTTCGTAGGGGCACGAATCAAGACACGCCTCGCAGCCGGTACACTCTTCCTTGATAACAACTACAGCCAATGAAGCTCTCCTTTGTGGCAGTCCAAGGTCCAATGTCCAAAGACCCAGGAAAAAGCGTTCTCTCCCTTTGGACTTTGGCCTTTGGGCTTTGGGCCAATGCTCAGATGATGTTCTGCTCTTTCAGCCCTTTTACAAGGTCAGCGGCCATCACGGCCGGTTCCCCGGTCCACTTGACCCCGTCCCGGGAAAGGTCGGGGGAAAAGATCTTTACGACCCTCGTGGGGGAACCGTCCAGGCCCAGACAGGGGTCCTGAACTTCCAGATCCTCCCTGGCGAAAGTCCTGATCTCGGCCTTCTTTGCCCTCATCTTCCCTTTCAGGGACGGCAGGCGGGGTTCGTTGATCTCCTTGACCACCGTCATGAGTCCGGGGAGCGGCATGGAAACGAGTTCGTACCCCTCCTCGAAGGTCCTTTCCACCACCATCTCCCCCGAATCGACGGAACGGATCTTGCGGACGAACGCTACAAAGGGGATGCCGAGCTGGTCTGCCAGTGAAGGCCCGACCTGGGCCGTGTCGCCGTCGATGGCCTGTTTGCCGCAGAGGATGAGATCCACCTGCCCCAGCCTGCTTACGGCCGCAGCCAGCGTGTAAGCCGTAGCCCACGTGTCGGAACCGGCGAATGCCCGGTCGCTGACGAGGCACGCTTCATCGACTCCGAGGGAGATCGCCTCACGAAGAGCGGACTCGGCCTGGGGCGGTCCCATGGTGAGTGCCGTGACGGTCCCGCCGTGGGCCTCCCTGAGACGGACCGCCTCCTCGATGGCGTACATGTCGAAGGGGTTGATGATGCTGTCGACGCCTTCACGCATCAAGGTGTTGGTTTCGGGATTGATCTTGACCTTCGTTGTGTCGGGGACCTGCTTGATACACACGACAATGTTCATTTTATCATTCCTGGGGTTTATGCGGTGCGCGATAAAGGGCAATCTGCTTCGTTCTCGGTCGCGTGTGATCCTCGAAGTACCCGGCAATGTACGTCTGTGGTCCCTCGCTTCCGCCGTCGCTCTATTGAGCTATGGCGGGACAAGCCCTGCGGCCTTGCATCTTACCCGTTCTCCCACACCTTAAAGTCGGTGTTCCTCTGCACTCTGCACCCTGCACTTTGCACCCTGCACTGCCAGGAAATAGTCTTACGATTTCCTGGCATACTCTTTGATCAGCGCCGCGCCAATGACGTTGCGCTGGATCTGGTTGGTGCCCTCGTAGATCTGGAGGATCTTGGCGTCACGCATCATCTTTTCCACCGGGTACTCTTTCATGTAGCCGTATCCGCCCAAGACCTGGACGGCGTTGGTGGTGACCTCCATGGCCACGTCCGCAGCGTAAAGTTTGGTCATGGCCGAGACCTTGGAAACGTCCTTGGCTCCGCTGTCGATGTACCTGGCCACTGCATAGGTCAGGGCGCGCGCCGCCTCGGTCCTTGTGGCCATGTCGGCCAGTATATGCTGAACCGCCTGGAACCCGATGATGGGCTGGTTGAACTGGTGCCGCTCACGGGCGTACTGAACGGCGACGTCCAGAGCGCCGGTGGCAACTCCAACACCCTGGGCCGCGATACCCGGCCTGGACATGTCCAGGGTTTTCATGGCCACCATGAAACCCAGCCCCTCCCGGGAAATGATGTTCTCCGCGGGGATGCGGCAATCCTCGAAAACAAGCTCCCGGGTTGCCGAACAGCGGATCCCCATCTTGTTCTCCTTCTTTCCGAAAGAAAAACCGTCCATACCTTTCTCGACGATAAAGGCGGAAGCTCCACGCGCACCACGGCTCTTGTCCGTGATGGCAATCACGGAATAGATATCCGCCTCGCCGCCGTTGGTGATCCACTGCTTGGTCCCGTTGAGGACGTAGGAATCCCCATCCCTGACGGCAGTGGTGCGGACACCGCCGGCATCGCTGCCCGCGTTGGCCTCGGTGAGACCGAAGGCGGCGAGTTTTTCGCCGGACGCGATCTGCGGGAGGTACTTTGCCTTCTGCTCTTCGCTGCCGTTGAGCAGGATGGGATAGGCGCCGAGGCCCGTGGCAGCATAACTGACCGACACTCCCAGGCACGCCCTGGACAGTTCCTCGACGGCGATGCACGTTTCGAATACTCCCAGTCCCAGGCCACCGTATTCCTCGGGGATGTTGATCGCGAACAGATCGGACTGGCCGCATACTTTCATGATGTCCCACGGGAACTCCTGGGTTTCGTCCAGTTCGGCCCTTACAGGCACCACCTTTTCTAGGGCGATCTGCCGGGCGATCTCCGAGATCGCCTGCTGCTCTTCGGTAAGGAAGTAGTCCATTTGAACCTCCGGTTTCGTGTGTGCGTAGGGCGTTCGTGCGTATGAGCGTAGATATTAACGCAATTACGCTTCACGGACATACGCTTAACGGAAGGTTATTCCGTTGCCGTTGTCGTTTCCTGAGCTTCGCTGATGCTCTCGTTGGGCGGCAGGGGCACGATCTCGATACGGCGGTATTAAGACCGGTCTCTCCCCACCCGCGAGTTTGTGCGCTCCGGGGACGAAAACAGGTTAATTCCCGGTCCTGTATCTGGCGGAATGCGTTACCAGTGCACCAGGGCAGCGCCCCACGTCAAGCCGCCCCCGAATGCCTCGAGCAGCACCTTGTTACCGGGGCTGATCCTTCCCGCGCGGACCGCCGCGTCCAGGGCCATGGGAACTGATGCCGCGGATGTGTTCCCATGCCTGTCCACCGTCACGATCACCTTCTCCATGGGAAGCTTGAGCTTTCGTGCCGTGGCCATGATGATGCGTAAATTCGCCTGGTGGGGAACAAGAAAATCGATCTCCTCTTCCGAAAGATCGTTGGCCTCCAGGACTTCATCCACGACCTCACTCAGCTTGGTCACCGCGATCTTGAACACTTCGTTACCCTGCATCTTGACCGTGTTGAGCTTCTGATCGATGGCTTCCTTGGTGATGGGTATCCTGGAGACTCCAGCGGGAGCGTAGAGGAGTTCAGCCAGGCGGCCGTCGCTGTGCAGGTGTGTCGATTCGATCCCCCTGTCACCCTCACCCGGAACCAGGACGACCGCCCCTGCCCCGTCACCGAAAAGGATACAGGTGTTACGGTCCTCCCAGTCAAGGAACCGGGTGAGAACCTCCGCCCCGATGACCAGGACACGTTTATATGTACCGGTACGGATAAACAGGTCACCGATGGTCAGGGCATAGATGAAACCGGTGCAGGCTGCTTCGAGGTCAAATGCGGCGGCTTTGACGGCACCGAGATTCTTCTGGACGAACCCGGCGGTGGAAGGGAAATAGTGGTCCGGGGTCAGGGTCGCGACGACAATAAGGTCAAGATCGGCAGGATCGACACCGGCCATGTCAAGGGCAGCCCGGGCGGCTTCGGTGGCCAGGTCGGAAGTGGCCTCCTCCGGCGCGGCCATGCGCCTTTCACTGATACCGGTCCTGGACACGATCCACTCATCGGTGGTGTCCACCATCCTGGCCAGGTCAGCGTTGGTGATGATCTTTTCCGGAAGGTAGGAACCGGTGCCGGCGATGACAGTTCTCAGGCTCATGGCGGCTGCTTTATTCTCCCTGCTCGGAGGAAGCCGGCTCCTTGGGGTCCATGTCCTGCCTCTTTTCCTTGATCTGCTCGAAAACATGTTGGACCTTGTCTCCGAAACTCT encodes:
- a CDS encoding HAD family hydrolase — its product is MKKYSALMIDLDGTLLDIEVAFFLGPMVQAMHGCFEELLTRDTFTGGLFRGIEEIMEKPRPEGQTNQEGFTAAFSILTGVSPEEVAGRFDRFYRELFPTLNGHARPRDGADRFVREASKRGYRLVLATNPIFPTSAIVERLKWARVDPDLFDFIPGLETMGSCKPQVRYFEELAGRIGSDPARCLMVGNDVQQDLPASDAGMDTFLVEGHVVDRGTGSLEPGARGSFNDLAEMLGLR
- the fabF gene encoding beta-ketoacyl-ACP synthase II, producing MKRRVVVTGTGAVTPLGLDVRSTWESMLAGRSGAGRITKFDPDEAGITTTIAAEVKGFDPDPLIDRKELRKMDVFIQYGIFASNEALEQSGLVIDQTNAERVAVVVGAGLGGLPDIVKYADVLRDSGPRRISPFFIPMTIANLASGHISIRCGAKGPNSCVVTACATGTHSIGDAFRMIQYGDADAAIAGGTESTITPLAFAGFNAMKALSIRNEEPTRASRPFDMDRDGFVMGEGAGVLVLEELQSASARGAEIICELVGFGMSGDAYHITSPAEGGAGMAQCMRTALADAGLNPSQVDYINAHGTSTAYNDRFETQAVKSLFGDHAYKVPVSSTKSMTGHLLGAAGGVEAIAAIMTLVDDRVPPTINYETPDPECDLDYVPNTARDAEVNVAMSNNYGFGGTNASLVFRKYQP
- the acpP gene encoding acyl carrier protein, which gives rise to MDVGAKVKEIIAEQLNQDAAGTDNSAHFVNDLGADSLDVVELVMAFEEAFDLEIPDEDAEKILTVQDAINYITEKQG
- the fabG gene encoding 3-oxoacyl-[acyl-carrier-protein] reductase, translating into MADRKVGIVTGGGQGIGRAIILDLAEIGVDVVAADINIEAAESAAAEAAAAGIDALAFQVNVADADNVEAMVEKTLDKYGRIDYLVNNAGITRDALMMRMGDDAWRAVIDINLTGTYLCSKAVIRTMMKQRSGRIVNISSVVGAMGNAGQTNYSASKAGVIGLTKSLAREVAARGINVNAVAPGFIQTAMTDNLPEKARNELVSLIPNGRLGLPEDVSASVRFLLSDDASYITGQVLHVNGGMYM
- the fabD gene encoding ACP S-malonyltransferase — protein: MSYALVFPGQGSQYVGMGRELVQWSEEARRTFEEADDVLGISLSGLCFDGPEEGLKLTENTQPAILTASVAALRALSARTNVAPAFVAGHSLGEYTALVAAGSLSFSDAVAAVRERGVAMQAAVPAGEGAMAALLGMDREDVLEVCREASAAGGVAAAANFNAPGQIVIAGHRSNVLAAMDLYRERGGRRAVELPVSAPFHCALMKPAARRMEEVLRDIHIDSPKTVLINNAQAKALTQSGQIVPSLIRQVTSPVLWEDSVRAMIGRGVTSFLEVGPGKVLTGLAKRIDKQAAAHSFASPEDIDGAVACLGGE
- a CDS encoding FAD-binding protein encodes the protein MAVVVIKEECTGCEACLDSCPYEAIEMVDGVAWINEKCTICLACIEACPVEAIIQEESEVELPDLDKESYSGIWIFAEQRNGKVSSVVMELLGAGRDLAGTTGEKVTAVLLGHDMEPAARELVHYGADEVLYVDDPVLAQFNDGPYASVLSGLILEHRPSIVLAGATFMGRSFIPMVASKIKTGLTADCTALAIDPETGDLLQTRPAFGGNIMATIICPRHRPQMATVRHKVLPAAPGDPHHKGEVHVIRGVDEAMIDIRTRVIEVVEDIMDTVNLAEADIIVSGGRGLGGPEGFKVMEELALLLDGAVGASRAAVDSGWISYSHQVGQTGKTVQPRLYIACGISGAVQHLAGMQASDVIVAVNKDADAPIFDVATYGLVGDLFTIIPEIIRAVKSARGLS
- a CDS encoding electron transfer flavoprotein subunit beta/FixA family protein, encoding MNIVVCIKQVPDTTKVKINPETNTLMREGVDSIINPFDMYAIEEAVRLREAHGGTVTALTMGPPQAESALREAISLGVDEACLVSDRAFAGSDTWATAYTLAAAVSRLGQVDLILCGKQAIDGDTAQVGPSLADQLGIPFVAFVRKIRSVDSGEMVVERTFEEGYELVSMPLPGLMTVVKEINEPRLPSLKGKMRAKKAEIRTFAREDLEVQDPCLGLDGSPTRVVKIFSPDLSRDGVKWTGEPAVMAADLVKGLKEQNII
- a CDS encoding acyl-CoA dehydrogenase family protein, giving the protein MDYFLTEEQQAISEIARQIALEKVVPVRAELDETQEFPWDIMKVCGQSDLFAINIPEEYGGLGLGVFETCIAVEELSRACLGVSVSYAATGLGAYPILLNGSEEQKAKYLPQIASGEKLAAFGLTEANAGSDAGGVRTTAVRDGDSYVLNGTKQWITNGGEADIYSVIAITDKSRGARGASAFIVEKGMDGFSFGKKENKMGIRCSATRELVFEDCRIPAENIISREGLGFMVAMKTLDMSRPGIAAQGVGVATGALDVAVQYARERHQFNQPIIGFQAVQHILADMATRTEAARALTYAVARYIDSGAKDVSKVSAMTKLYAADVAMEVTTNAVQVLGGYGYMKEYPVEKMMRDAKILQIYEGTNQIQRNVIGAALIKEYARKS
- a CDS encoding ketoacyl-ACP synthase III, translating into MSLRTVIAGTGSYLPEKIITNADLARMVDTTDEWIVSRTGISERRMAAPEEATSDLATEAARAALDMAGVDPADLDLIVVATLTPDHYFPSTAGFVQKNLGAVKAAAFDLEAACTGFIYALTIGDLFIRTGTYKRVLVIGAEVLTRFLDWEDRNTCILFGDGAGAVVLVPGEGDRGIESTHLHSDGRLAELLYAPAGVSRIPITKEAIDQKLNTVKMQGNEVFKIAVTKLSEVVDEVLEANDLSEEEIDFLVPHQANLRIIMATARKLKLPMEKVIVTVDRHGNTSAASVPMALDAAVRAGRISPGNKVLLEAFGGGLTWGAALVHW